In Taeniopygia guttata chromosome 2, bTaeGut7.mat, whole genome shotgun sequence, one genomic interval encodes:
- the GJC2 gene encoding gap junction gamma-2 protein, with product MTNMSWSFLTRLLEEIHNHSTFVGKVWLTVLIVFRIVLTAVGGESIYSDEQSKFTCNTKQPGCDNVCYDAFAPLSHVRFWVFQIIVISTPSVMYLGYAIHRIARSAEEEKKFKGFKKKKQFALNWQAVRNMEDAMEADEEEPMISDDAAEHEKTKAKPKCKEQQKHDGRRRIQQEGLMKIYVFQLLTRASFEVCFLIGQYLLYGFEVEAYYVCNRVPCPHTVDCFVSRPTEKTIFLLVMYVVSCLCLLLNMCEMFHLGFGTIRDAIRNRKINSFRQPPYNYAYPKNISCPPEYNLVVKSEKSTKIPNSLMAHEQNLANVAQEQQCTSPDENLPADLSTLHKHLRVAQEQLDIAFQSYSSTQANTQPSRTSSPASGGTVVEQNRANTAQEKQGAKPKASLEKGSSSSKDGKTSVWI from the coding sequence ATGACCAACATGAGCTGGAGCTTCCTCACCCGCCTGCTAGAAGAGATTCACAATCACTCCACCTTCGTGGGGAAGGTCTGGCTCACCGTGCTCATCGTCTTCCGCATCGTCCTGACGGCGGTGGGGGGCGAGTCCATCTACTCCGATGAGCAGAGCAAGTTCACCTGCAACACCAAGCAGCCGGGCTGCGACAACGTCTGCTACGATGCCTTCGCGCCGCTGTCGCACGTCCGCTTCTGGGTCTTCCAGATCATCGTCATCTCCACGCCCTCCGTCATGTACCTGGGCTACGCCATCCACAGGATCGCCCGCTCGGCCGAGGAGGAGAAGAAGTTCAAGGGGTTCAAGAAGAAGAAGCAGTTTGCCCTGAACTGGCAGGCCGTGCGCAACATGGAGGACGCCATGGAGGCCGACGAGGAGGAGCCCATGATCTCCGACGACGCGGCCGAGCACGAGAAGACCAAGGCCAAGCCCAAGtgcaaggagcagcagaagcacGACGGGAGGAGGCGCATCCAGCAGGAGGGACTGATGAAAATCTACGTCTTCCAGCTCCTCACCCGGGCTTCCTTCGAGGTTTGCTTTTTGATAGGGCAGTATTTGCTCTACGGTTTCGAGGTGGAAGCTTATTATGTCTGCAACAGGGTCCCTTGTCCCCACACCGTGGACTGCTTTGTGTCCCGGCCCACGGAGAAGACCATCTTCCTCCTGGTGATGTACGTGGtgagctgcctgtgcctgctgctgaaCATGTGCGAGATGTTCCACCTGGGATTCGGCACCATCCGCGACGCCATCCGCAACCGGAAAATCAACAGCTTCCGGCAGCCCCCCTACAACTACGCCTACCCCAAAAACATCTCCTGCCCTCCCGAGTACAACCTGGTCGTCAAATCCGAGAAGTCCACCAAGATCCCCAACAGCCTGATGGCCCACGAGCAGAACTTGGCCAACgtggctcaggagcagcagtgcacCAGCCCCGACGAGAACCTGCCGGCGGATCTGTCCACGCTGCACAAGCACCTGCGGGtggcccaggagcagctggacatCGCCTTCCAGAGCTACAGCAGCACCCAGGCCAACACACAGCCCTCCCGGACCAGCAGCCCCGCCTCGGGGGGCACCGTGGTGGAGCAGAACAGGGCCAACACGGCCCAGGAGAAACAAGGTGCTAAACCCAAGGCCTCCCTGGAGaaaggcagctccagcagcaaagATGGGAAGACGTCTGTGTGGATATAG